The Gemmatimonadales bacterium genome has a segment encoding these proteins:
- a CDS encoding ABC transporter permease has product MSRSASRWQQIAEYALVGVTIVMAAVFATIAPGFLSLQNLINIALSIAVTGILAVGMTVVMVTGGIDLGVGSVIALTGVAAAMAAESTGSAVLIPLIAALGAGVLTGLVNGTLVAYLRVPAFVATLAMLTAARGLAFLISGGRSHGDLPDRFGWLGRSVVAGIPAPVIAMAVVMIAGAFILKRTVFGRHSYAVGGNVEAAWLAGINTRFVTWLVYVLNGLLAGLAGLTLASRLGAGVPSAGVQYELDVIAACVVGGTSLTGGRGTVAGTLSGTVFIGVLTNGLNLANVDPYVQKIALGLVIVVAVIGDQLGRGGAGATSPAV; this is encoded by the coding sequence ATGAGCCGATCGGCCTCTCGCTGGCAGCAGATTGCCGAGTACGCCCTCGTCGGCGTCACGATCGTGATGGCGGCGGTGTTCGCCACGATCGCGCCGGGATTCCTCTCGCTGCAGAACCTGATCAACATTGCGCTCAGCATCGCCGTCACCGGGATTCTCGCCGTCGGCATGACGGTCGTGATGGTGACGGGCGGAATCGATCTCGGCGTTGGCTCGGTGATCGCGCTCACCGGTGTTGCCGCCGCGATGGCCGCCGAATCGACCGGCTCGGCGGTGCTGATCCCGTTGATCGCCGCGCTCGGGGCCGGCGTGCTGACCGGTCTGGTGAACGGGACGCTCGTCGCGTACCTGCGGGTCCCCGCATTCGTGGCGACGCTGGCGATGCTCACCGCCGCCCGCGGTCTCGCGTTCCTCATTTCCGGCGGCAGGAGCCACGGCGATCTCCCCGATCGCTTCGGATGGCTCGGCCGGTCAGTGGTCGCGGGGATCCCGGCGCCAGTGATCGCGATGGCGGTGGTGATGATCGCCGGGGCGTTCATTCTCAAGCGAACGGTCTTCGGCCGGCACTCCTATGCAGTGGGCGGCAATGTCGAAGCGGCGTGGCTCGCCGGGATCAACACGCGGTTCGTGACGTGGCTCGTCTATGTGCTGAACGGCTTGCTCGCCGGGCTCGCCGGGCTGACCCTCGCCTCGCGGCTGGGAGCGGGGGTGCCCAGTGCCGGGGTGCAGTACGAGCTCGACGTGATCGCGGCTTGTGTGGTCGGTGGGACGTCGCTCACCGGCGGGCGCGGCACCGTCGCCGGCACGCTGTCGGGGACGGTGTTCATCGGCGTGCTCACCAACGGCCTCAACCTCGCCAACGTCGATCCGTACGTGCAGAAGATCGCGCTTGGTCTCGTCATCGTGGTTGCGGTGATCGGGGACCAGCTCGGCCGGGGTGGCGCCGGCGCGACCAGCCCTGCGGTCTAG
- a CDS encoding OsmC family protein: MERTGTARWEGDLKSGKGSVRSERGAVNGSYSFGTRFGTDKSGTNPEELIATAHAACFSMALSAALSKAGSVPRSVETTATVKIEMQESGPAITGIELDCKADVPGIDADALNRTAEDAKKGCPVSKALAAVPITLKITRINS; this comes from the coding sequence ATGGAACGAACCGGAACTGCCCGTTGGGAGGGCGACCTCAAGAGCGGGAAGGGGAGCGTCAGGAGTGAGCGAGGGGCGGTCAACGGCTCCTATTCGTTCGGAACGCGATTCGGCACCGACAAGTCCGGCACCAATCCCGAAGAACTGATCGCCACCGCACACGCCGCCTGCTTTTCGATGGCGCTTTCGGCCGCGCTGTCAAAGGCGGGGTCGGTTCCGCGCAGTGTGGAGACGACCGCCACGGTGAAGATCGAGATGCAGGAGAGCGGCCCCGCCATCACCGGTATCGAGCTCGATTGCAAGGCGGACGTCCCCGGAATCGACGCGGATGCCTTGAACCGGACCGCCGAGGACGCGAAGAAGGGGTGCCCGGTGTCCAAGGCGCTCGCCGCCGTCCCGATCACGCTCAAGATCACGCGAATCAACAGCTGA
- a CDS encoding TolC family protein: MRYLLLAGVLVTIAHAGVAQQPAITPPPAEGAPAAPECTAPTPVRPGGAARPVDSLCITRAAAIAGALAANPQLQISGAQTQQARARKVEGVALPDPAFSAEWDNSKAPFGIGGMTDKVVGASITVPFFDKFRLNGKIGTAGIRQSESDSAVVNQMIASATAQTYDSLLDALGHRANLREADSLAKDFATKTRARFDAGTVARLDVVNADVAIGQVENQLIANERDVANARSSLNRLLGRNLGAPITTADSLIVPPPLPDLAIVESAAVEHRPELASLKRQQEGAHATTNLAREFWTPDLTVGISKDFLGDPVPGYLSTAISFPIPILYWNHSRGEIAEDRYREDELQATYSDALAAVGQDVRAAYATADAALRQATYVRDQLLPAARLAYRIAASSYALGGLSALEVNTARSALLDAESQYTDALAAASSARSDLERAAGVPLATFGTGASR, encoded by the coding sequence ATGAGATACCTGCTTCTTGCAGGCGTGCTGGTCACGATTGCGCACGCCGGAGTGGCCCAACAGCCAGCCATCACGCCGCCGCCCGCCGAAGGGGCGCCCGCGGCCCCGGAGTGCACCGCGCCCACGCCAGTACGGCCCGGCGGCGCCGCACGTCCGGTCGATTCGCTCTGCATTACGCGTGCGGCGGCGATTGCCGGCGCGCTGGCCGCGAATCCCCAGCTGCAGATTTCGGGTGCCCAGACCCAGCAGGCGCGGGCGCGGAAGGTCGAAGGCGTCGCCCTCCCCGATCCCGCCTTCTCTGCCGAGTGGGACAACTCCAAGGCTCCGTTCGGGATTGGCGGGATGACCGACAAGGTGGTCGGCGCGTCGATCACGGTTCCGTTCTTCGACAAGTTCCGGCTCAACGGGAAGATCGGCACCGCGGGGATTCGTCAGAGCGAATCGGATTCCGCTGTGGTCAACCAGATGATTGCGTCGGCCACTGCACAGACCTACGACTCGCTCCTCGACGCCCTCGGCCATCGCGCCAATCTTCGCGAAGCCGATTCTCTTGCAAAGGACTTCGCGACCAAGACGCGTGCGCGGTTCGATGCCGGCACGGTGGCGCGTCTCGATGTCGTCAACGCCGATGTGGCGATCGGGCAGGTCGAGAACCAGCTGATTGCCAACGAACGCGACGTCGCCAACGCGCGCTCCTCGCTCAATCGGCTCCTCGGACGCAATCTCGGCGCGCCGATCACCACGGCGGACTCGCTCATCGTCCCGCCGCCGCTTCCCGATCTCGCGATCGTCGAGAGCGCCGCCGTGGAGCACCGCCCCGAGCTGGCGTCGCTCAAGCGGCAGCAGGAGGGGGCGCACGCCACCACCAATCTCGCCCGTGAATTCTGGACCCCCGACCTCACCGTCGGGATCTCCAAGGATTTCCTCGGCGACCCGGTACCGGGATACCTCAGCACCGCGATTTCGTTTCCGATTCCGATCCTCTACTGGAATCACAGCCGCGGAGAGATCGCCGAAGACCGCTACCGCGAGGACGAATTGCAGGCGACGTACAGCGACGCCCTTGCCGCCGTGGGGCAGGACGTGCGCGCCGCCTACGCGACCGCCGACGCGGCGCTGCGGCAGGCGACCTACGTCCGCGACCAGCTCCTTCCCGCGGCGCGCCTTGCGTATCGCATCGCCGCGTCGAGCTACGCCCTCGGCGGCTTGTCCGCGCTCGAAGTCAACACGGCCCGTTCGGCGCTCCTCGATGCCGAGAGCCAATACACCGATGCCCTCGCCGCCGCGAGCAGCGCGCGGTCTGACCTGGAGCGCGCGGCGGGAGTTCCGCTGGCGACGTTCGGAACCGGAGCTTCACGATGA
- a CDS encoding efflux RND transporter periplasmic adaptor subunit — translation MIRRIPCRGTALTVITLVTATFAGCGPHQETPPVAAAATDSAVTVTAAQRGQIITAPVEEKSYNPTILTTGTVNFNGDKSTQVISSISGPVSRLAVDVGDSVHAGEILATVASPDFAADIAGFRKSETALKNAQRIETLDEKLFANDALARTDLDQAKADLASAEADREAAVQQLSAIGIDSASIEAIRQGKATAGAEAAIRAPIAGVVVERLITPGQLLQAGATATFTLANLSSVWVIGNVFEGDAASVFKGEPAIVRIEGIADSFPGRIDYVGALVDPDSKAMGVRILVPNAHDRLKQNMLVHVEILGARPRKAIVIPVSAVLRDDDNLPFVYLDAGNNRFNRRRIALSGRTGDVYEVTSGLNVGDSLVTQGALFLQEAANQ, via the coding sequence ATGATTCGTCGCATTCCCTGCCGCGGCACGGCACTGACCGTGATCACGCTCGTGACCGCGACCTTCGCCGGATGTGGCCCGCACCAGGAGACTCCCCCCGTTGCCGCCGCTGCGACCGACAGTGCAGTCACGGTGACCGCCGCGCAACGCGGCCAGATCATCACGGCACCGGTGGAGGAGAAGAGCTACAACCCGACGATCCTCACGACGGGCACCGTGAATTTCAACGGCGACAAGTCGACGCAGGTCATTTCGTCGATCTCCGGTCCGGTGTCACGGCTCGCGGTCGACGTCGGTGATTCGGTGCACGCGGGCGAGATCCTCGCCACGGTCGCGTCGCCCGACTTCGCCGCGGACATCGCGGGATTCCGCAAGTCGGAGACGGCGCTCAAGAACGCCCAGCGGATCGAGACGCTCGACGAGAAGCTCTTTGCCAACGATGCGCTCGCCCGCACCGATCTCGATCAGGCAAAGGCCGACCTGGCGTCGGCTGAGGCCGATCGCGAGGCGGCGGTTCAGCAGCTCTCTGCGATCGGTATCGACTCGGCGTCGATCGAGGCGATCCGGCAGGGGAAGGCGACGGCCGGCGCCGAGGCGGCGATCCGCGCGCCGATCGCCGGTGTGGTGGTGGAACGGCTGATCACGCCGGGCCAGCTGCTGCAGGCTGGAGCGACGGCGACGTTCACGCTCGCGAATCTTTCGTCAGTCTGGGTCATCGGGAACGTCTTCGAAGGCGACGCGGCGTCGGTCTTCAAGGGCGAGCCCGCCATCGTGCGCATTGAGGGGATCGCCGACTCCTTCCCCGGCCGCATCGACTACGTCGGTGCGCTGGTCGATCCCGACAGCAAGGCGATGGGGGTCCGGATCCTGGTGCCGAACGCGCACGACCGGCTCAAGCAGAACATGCTGGTCCATGTCGAGATTCTCGGCGCGCGACCGCGCAAGGCGATCGTGATTCCGGTCTCGGCCGTGCTGCGCGACGACGACAACCTGCCGTTCGTCTACCTCGACGCGGGCAACAATCGCTTCAATCGCCGGCGAATCGCATTGAGTGGCCGCACCGGTGACGTCTACGAAGTGACCAGCGGGCTCAACGTTGGCGACTCGCTGGTGACGCAAGGGGCGCTCTTCCTCCAGGAAGCCGCCAACCAATGA
- a CDS encoding CusA/CzcA family heavy metal efflux RND transporter, with product MTEPQSTQGHEEPDTSTTRESMIHGIVATALAQPLLIIVAACALAAAGIWSFSHLPIDAYPDLSPPIVSITTQWPGQAAEEVERLITVPIETEMNGTPGLHVLRSISFFGLSSVDMTFDDGTDPYFARQQVFERLADVSLPDGVSAGVEPLFSPSGLVYRYVLQSPDRTPMELKTLDDWVISKAYKSVKGVADESGFGGPTMEYHVDLDPTKIAAAGLGVSDVITSLSNSNGNAGGGFYSEGGQFYYVRGLGRLQTPQDIENTVLAVRNGTPILVKNVGTVSIGSPPRTGIFGFNNDSDAVEGVILMRTGEQAQTVLKGVEKKTTELNTSVLPKDVKIKPFYDRSDLIALTTRTVEDNLLRGIVLVIVVLIFFLFDIRSGLIVAATIPLSLLFAFICLDIKHIPANLLSIGAIDFGILVDGAVVMVENIHRSLAKRHGTDYAMVTVLAEAAAEVDRPIVYAVAIIVAGFLPIYVLSGPSGRLFKPMADTTIFALLGSLILALTVLPVLCSLILRGGVKERRNNVFEWIRDRYMSALDWCLKRPRFTVLVSVAIFVGALALAAGLGAEFMPHLDEGALWVRATMPATISLDESARLVPQIRTILKSFPEVTDVASEHGRPDDGSDPTGFFNAEFFVGLKPYSSWHGAYHTKAELTEAINQKLVRFPGIEFNYTQPAEDAVDEAETGLKSSLAVKIFGSDLKVLEQKAGEIADVMQRVPGISRISQVHELGQPSLTIAIDRAKIAQYGINAGDVNALISAAVGGNAVTQVVQGERLFDLVVRLQPQFRQTPEQIGAILMNTPNGQQVPLRELATIQVSSGASYIYRENNERYIGVQYSVEGRDLAGAVQDAQRQVAAKVKLPTGYRADWGGEYEEYTASRGQLAFVLPLTIILIFVLLFALYRNFTFPLITVIGVVLSAPVGGIVALAITGTPLSVSSGIGFLALFGVSVQTAVVYISYVNELRLRGMNIRDAARESASYRLRPIMMTALVAALGLLPAAMSTGVGSDSQKPFALVIVGGLFSRLLISVFLMPVLYVGTARPGDRLEV from the coding sequence ATGACCGAGCCGCAGAGCACGCAGGGGCACGAGGAGCCCGATACGTCGACGACGCGGGAATCGATGATTCACGGCATCGTCGCCACGGCGCTCGCGCAGCCGCTGCTGATCATCGTGGCTGCCTGCGCCCTCGCCGCCGCCGGAATCTGGTCGTTCTCGCACCTGCCAATCGACGCCTATCCCGATCTCTCGCCGCCGATCGTCAGCATCACCACCCAGTGGCCCGGGCAGGCGGCCGAAGAGGTCGAGCGCCTCATCACGGTGCCGATCGAGACCGAGATGAACGGGACGCCGGGGCTGCACGTGCTTCGGTCGATCTCCTTCTTCGGCCTCTCGTCGGTCGACATGACCTTCGACGACGGGACCGATCCATACTTCGCGCGGCAGCAGGTCTTCGAGCGGCTCGCCGACGTGAGCCTGCCCGATGGCGTAAGCGCTGGTGTCGAACCGCTCTTCTCGCCGTCTGGGCTGGTGTACCGGTATGTGCTGCAGAGTCCTGATCGCACGCCGATGGAACTCAAGACGCTCGACGACTGGGTGATCTCCAAGGCGTACAAGTCGGTGAAGGGGGTCGCCGACGAGTCGGGATTCGGCGGGCCGACGATGGAGTACCACGTCGACCTCGATCCGACGAAGATCGCCGCCGCAGGCCTCGGCGTCTCCGACGTGATCACCTCGCTCAGCAACAGCAACGGGAACGCCGGCGGCGGTTTCTACTCCGAAGGCGGTCAGTTCTACTACGTCCGCGGTCTTGGCCGTCTCCAGACGCCGCAGGACATCGAGAACACCGTTCTCGCGGTCCGCAACGGCACGCCAATCCTCGTCAAGAATGTCGGAACCGTCTCGATCGGGAGTCCACCGCGCACCGGGATCTTCGGCTTCAACAACGACAGCGACGCCGTCGAAGGCGTCATCCTGATGCGCACTGGCGAGCAGGCGCAGACGGTGCTCAAGGGGGTCGAGAAGAAGACGACAGAACTCAACACGTCGGTGCTTCCGAAGGACGTCAAGATCAAGCCGTTCTACGATCGGAGCGACCTGATCGCGCTCACGACCCGCACGGTGGAAGACAACCTGCTGCGCGGCATCGTGCTCGTGATTGTCGTCCTGATCTTCTTCCTCTTTGACATCCGGTCGGGACTGATCGTCGCCGCGACGATTCCGCTCTCGCTGCTCTTCGCGTTCATCTGTCTCGACATCAAGCACATCCCCGCCAACCTCCTCTCGATCGGCGCGATCGATTTCGGCATTCTGGTCGACGGCGCCGTGGTGATGGTGGAGAACATCCATCGCTCGCTGGCGAAGCGACACGGCACCGACTATGCGATGGTGACGGTGCTCGCCGAAGCGGCGGCGGAAGTGGATCGACCAATTGTCTACGCGGTCGCGATCATCGTCGCCGGGTTCCTGCCGATCTACGTGCTGTCCGGTCCGTCCGGCCGGCTCTTCAAGCCGATGGCCGACACCACCATTTTCGCGCTCCTCGGTTCGCTGATCCTGGCGCTCACCGTCCTGCCGGTCCTCTGCTCGCTGATTCTTCGGGGTGGGGTCAAGGAGCGCCGCAACAACGTCTTTGAGTGGATCCGCGACCGCTACATGTCGGCGCTCGACTGGTGCCTTAAGCGGCCCCGGTTCACTGTCCTCGTCTCGGTCGCGATCTTCGTCGGCGCTCTTGCCCTCGCCGCCGGGCTCGGCGCGGAATTCATGCCCCACCTCGACGAAGGGGCGCTGTGGGTACGCGCCACCATGCCGGCGACGATTTCGCTCGACGAGTCGGCGCGGCTCGTCCCGCAGATCCGGACGATTCTGAAGTCGTTTCCCGAAGTCACCGACGTCGCCTCCGAGCATGGCCGCCCCGACGACGGCAGCGATCCGACCGGATTCTTCAACGCGGAGTTCTTCGTCGGTTTGAAGCCGTATTCCAGCTGGCACGGCGCATACCATACCAAGGCGGAGCTGACCGAAGCGATCAACCAGAAGCTGGTCCGTTTCCCCGGGATTGAATTCAACTACACCCAGCCGGCCGAGGATGCGGTCGACGAAGCCGAAACCGGGCTCAAGAGTTCACTCGCGGTCAAGATCTTCGGGAGCGACCTCAAGGTCCTCGAACAGAAGGCGGGCGAAATCGCCGACGTGATGCAGCGCGTCCCGGGGATTTCCAGAATCTCGCAGGTGCATGAGCTCGGCCAGCCGAGCCTCACGATCGCGATCGATCGCGCGAAGATTGCGCAGTACGGCATCAACGCCGGCGACGTGAATGCGCTCATCTCGGCTGCGGTTGGTGGCAACGCCGTGACCCAGGTGGTGCAGGGGGAGCGGCTCTTCGACCTGGTGGTCCGTCTGCAGCCGCAGTTCCGGCAGACGCCGGAGCAGATCGGCGCAATCCTGATGAACACGCCGAACGGGCAGCAGGTGCCGCTGCGCGAACTGGCGACAATCCAGGTGTCGAGCGGTGCCTCGTACATCTACCGCGAAAACAACGAGCGGTACATCGGCGTGCAGTACAGCGTCGAAGGGCGTGACCTGGCGGGGGCGGTGCAGGACGCGCAGCGCCAGGTGGCGGCGAAGGTGAAGCTGCCGACCGGCTATCGCGCCGACTGGGGCGGCGAGTACGAGGAATACACGGCGTCGCGCGGACAGCTGGCGTTCGTGCTGCCGCTGACGATCATCCTGATCTTCGTACTGCTGTTCGCGCTGTACCGCAATTTCACCTTCCCGCTGATCACCGTCATCGGCGTGGTGCTCTCGGCGCCGGTCGGCGGGATCGTGGCGCTGGCGATCACGGGGACGCCGCTGTCGGTGTCGTCAGGGATCGGCTTTCTGGCGCTCTTCGGCGTCTCGGTGCAGACGGCGGTGGTCTACATCTCGTATGTGAACGAACTCCGGCTTCGCGGGATGAACATCCGGGATGCGGCGCGAGAGTCGGCATCATACCGGCTCCGGCCGATCATGATGACGGCGCTTGTGGCGGCGCTCGGGCTCCTCCCGGCGGCGATGTCGACCGGGGTCGGATCGGACTCGCAGAAGCCGTTCGCGTTGGTAATCGTCGGCGGGCTCTTTTCGCGGCTGCTGATTTCGGTCTTCCTGATGCCGGTGCTCTACGTCGGCACCGCGCGCCCGGGAGACAGGCTGGAGGTATAG
- a CDS encoding zinc-dependent metalloprotease, whose product MRRFGAAISLALGTGLVAVACHQAPPKPAPTPVAPPPAPARAATVAVGDSTGAPAQGGRGGGRGGANQNPQPYGQVVRGADLHTRAGLFKTHQIGDSLLYEIPRSELNKDMLLTTEIEKTPEGDGYGGQMISSHLVRWERRGHRILLRGVESGMVASDSTNPVRLAVEAASYAPIIAAFPVAAYGPDSAAVINVTALYKNPPAEIGITSRYRGTIDQNRTFLSSVAPYPTNIEIRTDLTINQGGAGGAADAGGGRGGAAAATGSATFLVHWSMLKLPEIPMQPRLYDSRVGFFNVSVTDFAHASQKSETRTFINRYRLECSDQRVGNLCIPKKPITYYVDPATPKWIVPWIKKAITDWQPAFEAAGFKDGIVAKEAPTRAEDPDWSAEDARYAVIDWLPSTTENAVGPHTADPRTGEIISAHLQIYHNVMNLNRDWYWTQIGQLDPRARTLPFPDSLMGEGLEWIVAHEIGHSIGLMHDMKGSAMYPADSVHSASFVHRMGHSPSIMDYSRYNYTAQPEDHIALEDLKPRVGPYDRFAIQWGYMPLPSASSADAERPALDQLAREQDTQPWLRFAADGSTSDPRRETEAVGDDDPVKSTGYGIKNIKRLVPMLIPATIKPTENNDDLTELYGRLIGQWATELSHVANVIGGIETQDKYGSQPGAVFTPVSGAKQRAAMKFINENAFQTPTFFLVPAITSRIEDNSGLAQINAAQARTLSAVLQDARLARMIEIETMHPADAYTLPELLADVRHGVWTEVSAPSVKIDPYRRALQHSYIDNIKNKLNPPAPAAGAGGRGGAGGGRGAGPASNDVKAVLRLELKTLDGDVVAAQKKATDTETRAHLADVHHQIGDILNPKGNGAGGD is encoded by the coding sequence ATGAGACGATTTGGTGCAGCCATTTCGCTTGCCCTCGGTACCGGCCTTGTCGCCGTTGCCTGCCATCAGGCACCTCCCAAGCCGGCGCCGACGCCGGTTGCACCGCCGCCAGCTCCCGCGCGTGCTGCCACGGTCGCCGTCGGCGACTCGACCGGCGCTCCGGCGCAGGGCGGGCGTGGCGGTGGGCGCGGCGGGGCAAACCAGAACCCTCAGCCATACGGTCAGGTCGTTCGCGGAGCGGATCTCCATACTCGCGCCGGGCTGTTCAAGACCCACCAGATCGGTGATTCGCTCCTCTACGAAATCCCCCGCAGCGAGCTGAACAAGGACATGCTCCTCACCACGGAGATCGAGAAGACTCCGGAAGGTGACGGCTACGGCGGCCAGATGATCTCGTCGCACCTGGTGCGGTGGGAACGGCGTGGCCACCGGATCCTCCTCCGCGGGGTGGAGAGCGGAATGGTGGCGAGCGATTCCACCAATCCGGTTCGCCTGGCGGTCGAAGCGGCGAGCTACGCGCCGATCATCGCCGCGTTCCCGGTGGCGGCATACGGCCCCGACTCGGCCGCCGTGATCAACGTCACAGCGCTCTACAAGAATCCGCCGGCGGAAATCGGGATCACTTCGCGCTACCGCGGGACGATCGACCAGAATCGCACCTTCCTGAGCAGTGTCGCTCCGTATCCGACCAACATCGAAATCCGCACCGACCTCACCATCAATCAGGGCGGTGCCGGCGGTGCGGCGGATGCAGGCGGCGGTCGCGGCGGCGCCGCAGCCGCCACGGGGAGCGCGACCTTCCTGGTCCACTGGTCGATGCTCAAGCTTCCCGAAATTCCGATGCAGCCGCGCCTGTACGATTCGCGCGTCGGCTTCTTCAATGTGAGCGTCACCGATTTTGCGCACGCGAGCCAGAAGTCGGAGACGCGAACGTTCATCAATCGGTATCGTCTGGAATGTTCAGATCAGCGTGTCGGCAATCTCTGCATCCCCAAGAAGCCGATCACCTATTACGTCGACCCGGCAACACCGAAGTGGATCGTGCCGTGGATCAAGAAGGCGATCACCGATTGGCAGCCGGCGTTCGAAGCGGCCGGCTTCAAGGACGGGATCGTCGCGAAGGAAGCGCCGACCAGGGCCGAAGATCCTGACTGGTCGGCCGAAGATGCGCGCTACGCCGTGATCGACTGGCTCCCGTCGACGACCGAGAACGCCGTCGGCCCGCACACCGCCGACCCGCGCACCGGCGAGATCATCAGCGCACATCTGCAGATCTATCACAACGTGATGAATCTCAATCGCGACTGGTACTGGACCCAGATCGGCCAGCTCGATCCCCGGGCGCGCACGCTGCCATTCCCCGATTCGCTCATGGGCGAGGGGCTCGAGTGGATCGTGGCGCACGAAATCGGTCACTCGATCGGGCTGATGCACGACATGAAGGGGAGCGCGATGTACCCGGCGGATTCGGTGCACAGCGCGTCGTTCGTTCACCGGATGGGGCATTCTCCGTCGATCATGGATTACTCGCGCTACAACTACACGGCGCAGCCCGAAGATCATATCGCCCTCGAGGATCTCAAGCCGCGCGTCGGCCCGTACGACCGGTTCGCCATCCAGTGGGGATACATGCCGCTCCCCAGCGCGTCGTCGGCCGACGCGGAACGCCCCGCGCTCGATCAGCTGGCGCGGGAGCAAGACACTCAACCGTGGCTCCGGTTCGCTGCCGACGGAAGCACCTCCGATCCGCGGCGTGAAACCGAGGCGGTCGGCGACGACGATCCGGTGAAATCGACCGGCTACGGCATCAAGAACATCAAGCGGCTGGTGCCGATGCTGATCCCGGCCACCATCAAGCCGACCGAGAACAACGATGACCTCACCGAACTGTACGGCCGCCTGATCGGGCAGTGGGCCACCGAACTCAGCCACGTCGCGAACGTCATCGGCGGGATCGAGACGCAGGACAAGTACGGTTCGCAGCCCGGCGCGGTCTTCACCCCGGTGTCGGGTGCCAAGCAGCGTGCCGCCATGAAGTTCATCAACGAGAACGCCTTCCAGACGCCGACGTTCTTCCTGGTGCCGGCGATCACCTCCCGGATCGAGGACAACTCCGGACTGGCGCAGATCAACGCGGCGCAGGCCCGCACCCTCTCCGCGGTGCTCCAGGATGCGCGCCTCGCCCGGATGATCGAGATCGAGACGATGCACCCGGCCGACGCCTATACACTTCCCGAATTGCTCGCCGATGTCCGCCACGGCGTGTGGACCGAGGTGTCGGCGCCGTCGGTCAAGATCGATCCCTATCGCCGCGCGCTGCAGCATTCGTATATCGACAACATCAAGAACAAGCTCAATCCACCGGCACCGGCTGCCGGCGCTGGTGGTCGGGGCGGCGCCGGTGGCGGCCGCGGAGCCGGTCCGGCGTCGAACGACGTGAAGGCGGTGCTGCGGCTCGAACTCAAGACGCTCGATGGCGATGTCGTCGCGGCGCAGAAGAAGGCGACCGATACCGAGACGCGGGCTCATCTTGCCGACGTGCATCACCAGATCGGCGATATCCTCAATCCGAAGGGGAACGGCGCCGGCGGGGACTGA